A part of Chlorocebus sabaeus isolate Y175 chromosome 4, mChlSab1.0.hap1, whole genome shotgun sequence genomic DNA contains:
- the PCSK1 gene encoding neuroendocrine convertase 1 isoform X2, with protein MWNQQWYLQDTRMTAALPKLDLHVIPVWQKGITGKGVVITVLDDGLEWNHTDIYANYDPEASYDFNDNDHDPFPRYDPTNENKHGTRCAGEIAMQANNHKCGVGVAYNSKVGGIRMLDGIVTDAIEASSIGFNPGHIDIYSASWGPNDDGKTVEGPGRLAQKAFEYGVKQGRQGKGSIFVWASGNGGRQGDNCDCDGYTDSIYTISISSASQQGLSPWYAEKCSSTLATSYSSGDYTDQRITSADLHNDCTETHTGTSASAPLAAGIFALALEANPNLTWRDMQHLVVWTSEYDPLANNPGWKKNGAGLMVNSRFGFGLLNAKALVDLADPRTWRSVPEKKECVVKDNDFEPRALKANGEVIIEIPTKACEGQENAIKSLEHVQFEATIEYSRRGDLHVTLTSAAGTSTVLLAERERDTSPNGFKNWDFMSVHTWGENPIGTWTLRITDMSGRIQNEGRIVNWKLILHGTSSQPEHMKQPRVYTSYNTVQNDRRGVEKMVDPGEEQPTQENTLVSKRPSSSSIGGQRDELEEGAPSEAMLRLLQSAFSKNSPPKQSPKKSPSAKLNIPYENFYEALEKLNKPSQLKDSEDSLYNDYVDVFYNTKPYKHRDDRLLQALVDILNEEN; from the exons CAAGATACCAGGATGACGGCAGCCCTGCCCAAGCTGGACCTTCATGTGATACCTGTTTGGCAAAAAGGCATTACAGGCAAAGGAGTTGTTATCACCGTACTGGATGATGGTTTGGAGTGGAATCACACGGACATTTATGCCAACTAT gATCCAGAGGCTAGCTATGATTTTAATGATAATGACCATGATCCATTTCCCCGATATGATCCCACAAATGAGAACAA ACATGGGACCAGATGTGCAGGAGAAATTGCCATGCAAGCAAATAATCACAAATGCGGGGTTGGAGTTGCATACAATTCCAAAGTTGGAG gcATAAGAATGCTGGATGGCATTGTGACGGATGCTATTGAGGCCAGTTCAATTGGATTCAATCCTGGACACATAGACATTTATAGTGCAAGCTGGGGCCCTAATGATGATGGGAAAACTGTGGAGGGGCCTGGCCGGCTAGCCCAGAAGGCATTTGAATATGGTGTCAAACAG GGGAGACAGGGAAAGGGGTCCATCTTCGTCTGGGCTTCGGGAAACGGGGGGCGTCAGGGAGATAATTGTGACTGTGATGGCTACACAGACAGCATCTACACCATCTCCATCAGCAGTGCCTCCCAGCAAGGCCTATCCCCCTGGTATGCTGAGAAGTGCTCCTCCACACTGGCCACCTCTTACAGCAGCGGGGATTACACCGACCAGAGAATC ACGAGCGCTGACCTGCACAATGACTGCACGGAGACGCACACGGGCACCTCTGCCTCTGCACCTCTGGCTGCTGGCATCTTCGCTTTGGCCCTGGAAGCAAA CCCAAATCTCACCTGGCGAGATATGCAGCACCTGGTTGTCTGGACCTCTGAGTATGACCCGCTGGCCAATAACCCTGGATGGAAAAAGAATGGAGCAGGCTTGATGGTGAATAGTCGATTTGGATTTGGCTTGCTAAATGCCAAAGCTCTGGTGGATTTAGCTGATCCCAGGACGTGGAGGAGTGTGCCTGAGAAGAAAGAGTGTGTTGTAAAGGACAATGACTTTGAGCCCAG AGCCCTGAAAGCTAATGGAGAAGTTATCATTGAAATTCCAACAAAAGCTTGTGAAGGACAAGAAAATGCCATCAAGTCCCTGGAGCATGTGCAATTTGAAGCAACAATTGAATATTCCCGAAGAGGAGACCTTCATGTCACACTTACTTCTGCTGCtg GAACTAGCACTGTGCTGTTGGCTGAAAGAGAACGGGATACATCTCCTAATGGCTTTAAGAATTGGGACTTCATGTCTGTTCACACATGGGGAGAGAACCCTATAGGTACTTGGACTTTGCGAATTACAGATATG TCTGGAAGAAttcaaaatgaaggaagaattGTGAACTGGAAGCTGATTTTGCATGGGACCTCTTCTCAGCCAGAGCATATGAAGCAGCCTCGTGTGTACACGTCCTACAACACCGTTCAGAATGACAGAAGAGGGGTGGAGAAGATGGTGGATCCAGGGGAG GAGCAGCCCACACAAGAGAACACCCTGGTGTCCAAAAGACCTAGCAGCAGCAGCATAGGGGGCCAGAGGGATGAGTTGGAGGAGGGAGCCCCTTCCGAGGCCATGCTGCGACTCCTACAAAGTGCTTTCAGTAAAAACTCGCCGCCAAAGCAATCACCAAAGAAGTCCCCAAGTGCAAAGCTCAACATCCCTTATGAAAACTTCTATGAAGCCCTGGAAAAGTTGAACAAACCTTCCCAGCTTAAAGACTCTGAAGACAGTCTCTATAATGAC